In one window of Drosophila mauritiana strain mau12 chromosome X, ASM438214v1, whole genome shotgun sequence DNA:
- the LOC117147864 gene encoding LOW QUALITY PROTEIN: uncharacterized protein LOC117147864 (The sequence of the model RefSeq protein was modified relative to this genomic sequence to represent the inferred CDS: substituted 1 base at 1 genomic stop codon), which produces MDVKQQVQAEDVDTDLGDVTTSSEALHNQDFNINSSLTTVCSTFPLNLRIESYHHWXPTDIDIGREDILDRKLEMESEGMVQPAVSIPLALNATHP; this is translated from the coding sequence ATGGATGTCAAGCAACAGGTGCAGGCGGAGGATGTGGATACGGATCTCGGCGATGTAACCACGAGCAGCGAGGCGCTGCACAACCAAGACTTTAACATAAATTCCAGTTTGACCACTGTGTGCAGCACTTTTCCGTTGAACTTGAGGATCGAAAGCTACCATCACTGGTAGCCGACGGACATCGACATTGGGCGCGAGGACATCTTGGATCGCAAATTGGAAATGGAGAGTGAGGGAATGGTCCAGCCCGCCGTGTCCATTCCACTCGCCCTAAATGCCACACATCCTTAA